The Collimonas fungivorans Ter331 genome has a segment encoding these proteins:
- a CDS encoding CoA pyrophosphatase — MVKLTFDPLMLPVDAVAGESALATERMSAAWLRQRFAQQPDWHPEHIDSQTLQRMTQLQSKPVTPASVLIPIVMHEQQPTLLFTQRAAHLTDHAGQVSFPGGRMEESDASPVETALREAEEEIGLARSQVEVIGSLPEYFTGTGYRVTPVVCLVNPPVSLRADPDEVAEIFEVPLAFLMDGLNHQLRSFDLPDGYRRTFYAMPYERFFIWGATAAMLRNLFHFLRA; from the coding sequence TTGGTTAAATTGACTTTCGATCCCCTGATGCTGCCGGTTGACGCGGTTGCCGGCGAATCTGCGCTGGCAACCGAAAGGATGAGCGCGGCATGGCTGCGGCAACGGTTCGCGCAGCAGCCGGACTGGCATCCCGAACATATCGACAGCCAGACCTTGCAGCGCATGACACAGTTGCAGAGCAAGCCGGTGACGCCGGCATCGGTGCTGATTCCTATCGTCATGCACGAACAGCAGCCGACCTTGCTGTTTACGCAGCGGGCAGCCCATCTGACCGACCATGCCGGACAAGTCAGTTTTCCCGGCGGCCGGATGGAAGAAAGCGATGCTTCGCCGGTTGAAACGGCGTTGCGCGAAGCCGAAGAAGAGATTGGCCTGGCGCGCAGCCAGGTCGAGGTGATCGGCAGCCTGCCGGAATATTTTACCGGCACCGGCTATCGCGTCACGCCGGTGGTGTGCCTGGTCAATCCGCCGGTCAGCTTGCGCGCCGATCCGGACGAGGTGGCTGAAATTTTTGAGGTGCCGCTGGCGTTCCTGATGGACGGCCTGAACCATCAGTTGCGGAGCTTTGACCTGCCGGATGGTTATCGCCGGACGTTTTATGCAATGCCCTACGAGCGTTTCTTCATTTGGGGTGCGACGGCCGCCATGCTAAGAAATTTGTTTCACTTTCTTCGCGCTTAG
- a CDS encoding bifunctional diguanylate cyclase/phosphodiesterase, with the protein MGLAITLGLFVSVRHLEYEKMDAEFRRLASGHLKAVVDGLDALVHELETVNRLFLTVEEVSREQFHTFTAPMLRRSPFIKSLTFQRVLTAAQRPAYEAEMRKHFPNFSIRQLSDGMPEPSTGRDQYRVVDYVEPMAGNENAFGVDVAPSVIQAEPGQRARDSGLPASTDLFTLRTASNGGKLGLVILMPVYRRGASLDSVDQRRLALTGYTSAALRADAFVNNVLSRDGVQAREDFYLRVYASAKPEEGTLVYRQGNPITLSNASDWLPSWLLYDAPQDMSQTFELAGKSWYIEASAPPRVFTKKNAGSILVLILGSLLSWMGATYLYFLSTRSKRIEQLVDARTQQVRLATQMMKEDIVARKRAEDALQLRERAIESSANAIIISSAKLPDYLVEYVNPAFERITGYTASEMIGRNLEMLHGDDHDQIGLEEIRSALREKRSANAVFRSYRKDGTLFWNELYVAPVKDSSGRVSHFVTALYDITEMKSYEAELEHQARHDTLTGLANRNVLSDRLSQAIVYGELYGHRVWVLFVDLDRFKFVNDTLGHSAGDLLLKEVAGRLKAFTREADTIARLGSDEFVLILPERLDEELSVGLIQGMMDAIARPLQIEGYDFFLSCSIGVAVYPNDGEDPESLLKHADIAMYRAKEMGNNNYQFYTAAMNERALERLRIEGDLRNAMERKELLLYYQPQVDLRTGRMVGMEALIRWKHPQLGMISPTRFINLAEETGLIVQMGAWVMHTACEQNKAWQRMGLGYLRMSVNLSTRQFFQQNLVQQVAKVLEETGMAPHYLEIELTESLVMTDVELAVGILNDLKSIGVQLSIDDFGTGYSSLAYLKSFPIDALKIDQSFVRDITVDQDDAAIVASIISLAHNLRLQVIAEGVETREQLSYLQRHRCDEMQGFYFSEPVSADDIEVILREGKVLP; encoded by the coding sequence TTGGGTCTGGCCATCACGCTCGGCTTGTTTGTCTCGGTACGCCATCTCGAATACGAAAAAATGGACGCCGAATTCCGGCGCCTGGCCAGCGGCCACCTGAAGGCGGTGGTGGACGGTCTTGACGCCCTGGTGCACGAGCTGGAAACCGTGAATCGGCTGTTCCTGACGGTGGAAGAGGTCAGCCGCGAACAGTTCCATACCTTTACGGCGCCGATGCTGCGCCGCTCCCCTTTTATCAAGTCCCTGACTTTCCAGCGTGTGCTGACGGCTGCCCAGCGGCCCGCCTATGAAGCGGAAATGCGTAAACATTTCCCCAATTTTTCGATTCGCCAGTTGAGCGACGGCATGCCGGAACCAAGCACAGGCCGCGACCAGTACCGGGTAGTCGACTATGTGGAGCCGATGGCCGGCAATGAAAATGCATTCGGCGTCGATGTTGCGCCTAGCGTGATCCAGGCAGAGCCCGGGCAGCGCGCGCGCGATTCAGGCTTGCCTGCATCCACCGATTTATTTACATTGCGCACCGCCAGCAACGGCGGCAAGCTGGGGCTGGTGATCCTGATGCCGGTGTATCGGCGCGGCGCATCGCTGGACAGCGTCGACCAGCGCCGCCTGGCGTTGACCGGCTATACCAGCGCGGCGTTGCGAGCGGATGCCTTCGTCAACAATGTGCTGTCGCGCGACGGCGTGCAGGCGCGCGAGGATTTTTACCTGCGGGTATATGCCAGCGCCAAGCCGGAAGAGGGCACGCTGGTATATCGCCAGGGCAATCCGATCACCCTGTCCAACGCCAGCGACTGGCTGCCTTCCTGGCTGCTGTACGATGCCCCGCAAGACATGTCGCAGACTTTCGAACTGGCCGGCAAGTCCTGGTACATAGAAGCGTCGGCGCCGCCGCGCGTATTCACCAAGAAGAATGCCGGATCGATCCTGGTCCTGATACTGGGCAGCCTGCTGAGCTGGATGGGCGCTACCTATCTGTATTTCCTGTCGACCCGCTCCAAGCGGATCGAGCAGCTGGTGGACGCCCGCACCCAGCAGGTCAGGCTGGCGACGCAGATGATGAAAGAGGACATCGTTGCCCGCAAGCGCGCCGAAGACGCCTTGCAGCTGCGCGAGCGCGCCATCGAGTCGAGCGCCAACGCCATCATCATCTCCAGCGCCAAATTGCCGGACTACCTGGTGGAGTACGTCAATCCGGCGTTCGAACGGATCACCGGCTATACCGCCAGCGAAATGATCGGCCGCAACCTGGAGATGCTGCACGGCGACGACCACGACCAGATCGGCCTGGAGGAAATCCGCTCTGCCTTGCGCGAAAAGCGCAGTGCGAACGCGGTGTTCCGCAGCTACCGCAAGGACGGCACCCTGTTCTGGAACGAGCTGTACGTGGCGCCGGTAAAAGATAGCTCCGGCCGCGTCAGCCATTTCGTCACGGCGCTGTACGACATCACGGAAATGAAAAGCTACGAAGCCGAGCTGGAGCACCAGGCCCGGCACGATACCTTGACCGGGCTGGCCAACCGCAACGTGCTGAGCGATCGTCTGAGCCAGGCGATCGTCTACGGCGAGTTGTACGGCCACCGGGTGTGGGTGCTGTTCGTCGATCTCGACCGCTTTAAATTCGTCAACGATACGCTGGGTCACAGCGCCGGCGATTTGTTGCTGAAGGAAGTGGCCGGCCGCCTGAAGGCTTTCACCCGCGAAGCGGATACCATCGCGCGCCTGGGCAGCGATGAGTTTGTACTGATCCTGCCGGAGCGTCTCGATGAAGAGCTGAGCGTAGGCCTGATCCAAGGCATGATGGATGCGATCGCACGGCCCTTGCAAATCGAAGGTTACGACTTTTTCTTGAGCTGCAGCATCGGCGTTGCGGTCTATCCGAACGATGGCGAAGATCCGGAAAGCCTGCTCAAGCATGCCGACATCGCCATGTATCGCGCCAAGGAAATGGGAAACAATAACTACCAGTTCTACACTGCGGCGATGAATGAGCGGGCGCTGGAACGCCTGCGCATCGAGGGCGACCTGCGCAATGCAATGGAACGCAAGGAACTGCTGCTTTACTACCAGCCGCAAGTCGATCTGCGCACCGGCCGCATGGTCGGCATGGAAGCGCTGATCCGCTGGAAACACCCGCAGCTGGGCATGATTTCGCCGACGCGTTTCATCAACCTGGCCGAAGAAACCGGCCTGATCGTGCAGATGGGGGCCTGGGTGATGCATACCGCCTGCGAGCAGAACAAGGCTTGGCAACGCATGGGTCTGGGTTACCTGCGGATGTCGGTGAACCTGTCGACACGCCAGTTCTTCCAGCAGAACCTGGTGCAGCAGGTGGCCAAGGTGCTGGAAGAAACCGGGATGGCGCCGCACTACCTTGAAATCGAATTGACCGAAAGCCTGGTGATGACGGATGTCGAGCTGGCCGTCGGCATTCTGAATGACTTGAAATCGATCGGCGTGCAATTGTCGATCGACGATTTCGGCACCGGCTATTCAAGCCTGGCCTATCTCAAGAGTTTCCCGATCGACGCATTGAAGATCGACCAGTCTTTTGTGCGCGACATCACGGTTGACCAGGACGACGCGGCGATCGTTGCTTCCATCATTTCCCTGGCCCATAACCTGCGCCTGCAGGTGATCGCCGAAGGCGTGGAAACTCGGGAGCAGCTGTCCTATCTGCAACGCCATCGCTGCGATGAAATGCAAGGCTTTTATTTCAGCGAACCGGTGTCCGCGGATGACATCGAAGTCATTCTGCGTGAAGGAAAAGTATTACCATAA
- a CDS encoding CobD/CbiB family protein has translation MTFLSILFALLIEQLKPLRADNPVYAWVKQFAGKIEASFNAGQARQGRLGWFCVILALTVPTALVYWLCVHIGAWAALLWNVLIVYLTLGFRHYSHYFSSIQLALNTGDDATARTLLAEWTKLDTTDMDVSEISRIAVEKALITTHRHVFGVFFWFLMPVGPACAVMYRIAEYLARGWNEPDHMRNEAFGRFAAQAFYWIDWIPARMTAAAFAVVGNFEDAIYAWRNFADRWKNETDGIILSTGGGAMGVLLGTPLETAIAILPADASTIDSTAMESESPPGDVPTPRALQSTVGLVWRALLLWMFLLLLLSAAIWFG, from the coding sequence ATGACATTTCTTTCTATTCTGTTTGCATTGCTGATCGAGCAACTGAAGCCGCTGCGCGCGGACAATCCCGTGTATGCCTGGGTCAAGCAGTTTGCGGGCAAGATAGAAGCTTCGTTCAATGCCGGCCAAGCGCGCCAGGGCCGCCTCGGCTGGTTCTGCGTGATCCTGGCGCTGACCGTGCCGACTGCGCTGGTGTACTGGCTGTGCGTGCATATCGGCGCCTGGGCTGCGCTGTTGTGGAATGTCCTGATCGTGTATCTGACCCTCGGCTTCCGCCACTACAGCCATTACTTCAGTTCGATCCAGCTGGCGCTCAACACCGGCGACGACGCCACTGCGCGCACCCTACTGGCCGAGTGGACCAAGCTCGACACCACGGACATGGATGTCAGCGAAATCTCCCGCATCGCAGTGGAAAAAGCGCTGATCACTACCCACCGCCATGTATTCGGCGTGTTTTTCTGGTTCCTGATGCCGGTCGGCCCGGCCTGCGCCGTCATGTATCGCATCGCCGAATACCTGGCGCGCGGCTGGAACGAACCCGACCACATGCGCAATGAAGCTTTCGGCCGATTCGCGGCCCAGGCGTTTTACTGGATCGACTGGATTCCGGCGCGCATGACGGCGGCGGCGTTTGCGGTAGTCGGCAATTTCGAAGATGCGATCTATGCCTGGCGCAATTTTGCCGACCGCTGGAAAAACGAAACCGACGGCATCATCCTGTCCACCGGCGGCGGCGCCATGGGCGTATTGCTCGGCACGCCGCTGGAAACCGCGATTGCAATCCTGCCGGCCGACGCATCGACGATCGATTCGACCGCGATGGAAAGCGAAAGTCCACCGGGCGACGTGCCGACGCCGCGCGCCCTGCAAAGCACGGTAGGCCTGGTCTGGCGTGCGCTGCTGCTGTGGATGTTCCTGCTGCTGCTGCTGTCGGCTGCCATCTGGTTCGGGTAA
- the fumC gene encoding class II fumarate hydratase: MTTSRIERDTFGKIEVPDERLWGAQTQRSLHHFHISSERMPPELIVALATVKQACAQVNQDLGKLPKTQAEAIIQAAQEVIAGQHPDEFPLSVWQTGSGTQSNMNMNEVLANRASEILGGVRGESRLVHPNDAVNQSQSSNDIFPTAMHVAAAIAVASKLLPALRKLRATLHKKATDFDDIVKIGRTHLQDATPLTLGQEFSGYVAQLDYAEKIIKAALEPLCDLAAGGTAVGTGLNAPKDFGERVAAQLAKTENLPFRTADNKFAALAAHDALVAAHGALKTLAAALMKIANDVRWLASGPRSGLGEISIPENEPGSSIMPGKVNPTQCEALTMLCCQVFGNDVAINFGGASGNFELNVFKPLIAHNFLQSVRLLADGMASFEEHCADGIAANRDRIAELMERSLMLVTALAPHIGYDRAAQIAKHAHHDGSTLKQAALALGYVTEQEFAEWVQPAKMTYPE, encoded by the coding sequence ATGACTACCAGCAGAATCGAACGCGATACCTTTGGCAAGATTGAAGTCCCGGACGAGCGCCTGTGGGGCGCGCAGACGCAGCGCAGCCTGCACCATTTCCATATTTCCAGCGAACGCATGCCGCCTGAACTGATCGTGGCGCTGGCGACGGTCAAGCAAGCTTGCGCGCAGGTCAACCAGGATCTCGGCAAGCTGCCGAAGACCCAGGCCGAGGCCATCATCCAGGCGGCGCAGGAAGTGATAGCGGGACAGCATCCCGATGAATTCCCGCTGTCGGTCTGGCAGACCGGCTCCGGCACCCAGAGCAACATGAACATGAACGAGGTGCTGGCCAACCGCGCTTCGGAAATCCTGGGCGGCGTGCGCGGCGAATCGCGCCTGGTGCATCCTAACGATGCGGTCAACCAGAGCCAGTCCTCGAACGATATCTTTCCGACGGCGATGCATGTCGCCGCCGCCATCGCCGTCGCCAGCAAGCTGCTGCCGGCGCTGCGGAAACTGCGCGCGACCTTGCACAAGAAAGCAACGGATTTTGACGACATCGTCAAGATCGGCCGCACCCATTTGCAGGACGCGACGCCGCTGACGCTGGGCCAGGAATTCTCCGGCTACGTGGCGCAGCTGGATTACGCGGAAAAAATCATCAAGGCCGCGCTGGAGCCCTTGTGCGACCTGGCCGCCGGCGGCACCGCGGTCGGCACCGGGCTCAATGCGCCCAAGGATTTCGGCGAGCGTGTCGCCGCACAGCTGGCGAAGACCGAGAACCTGCCTTTCCGTACTGCCGACAACAAGTTTGCCGCACTGGCCGCGCACGACGCCCTGGTCGCCGCCCACGGCGCCTTGAAGACCCTGGCCGCAGCCCTGATGAAAATCGCCAACGATGTGCGCTGGCTGGCGTCCGGACCACGTTCCGGCCTGGGCGAGATCAGCATCCCGGAGAACGAGCCGGGCAGCTCTATCATGCCGGGCAAGGTCAACCCGACCCAGTGCGAAGCGTTGACCATGCTGTGCTGCCAGGTATTCGGCAACGACGTCGCGATCAATTTCGGCGGCGCTTCCGGCAATTTCGAACTGAACGTGTTCAAGCCGCTGATCGCCCATAATTTCCTGCAGAGCGTGCGGCTGCTGGCCGATGGCATGGCCAGTTTTGAAGAGCATTGCGCCGACGGCATCGCCGCCAACCGCGACCGCATCGCCGAACTGATGGAGCGTTCCCTGATGCTGGTGACGGCGCTGGCGCCGCACATCGGCTACGACCGCGCGGCGCAGATCGCCAAGCATGCGCACCATGACGGCAGCACGCTGAAACAGGCGGCGCTGGCGCTCGGTTATGTGACGGAACAGGAATTTGCCGAGTGGGTGCAGCCGGCAAAAATGACCTATCCGGAGTAA
- a CDS encoding NINE protein encodes MTQPHKNKTLATFVATVFGSIGLHRFYLKGIKDIWGWLHLATLPISLLAYLFLGQTQQTAFLFGPLIVSGLVACIESLVIGLTPDEKWDAQYNPDSGRKSDSSWFVVLLVVLTLGCGAIALIGAIARTFDLLFTGGAYG; translated from the coding sequence ATGACCCAACCCCACAAGAACAAGACTCTCGCCACTTTCGTGGCTACCGTATTCGGCAGCATCGGCTTGCATCGCTTCTACCTGAAGGGAATCAAAGACATCTGGGGTTGGTTGCATCTTGCCACTTTGCCAATTTCCCTGCTGGCGTATCTGTTTTTGGGGCAAACCCAGCAGACAGCCTTCCTGTTCGGACCGCTGATCGTCTCGGGCCTGGTTGCCTGCATCGAATCGCTGGTCATAGGACTGACGCCGGACGAAAAATGGGATGCGCAATACAACCCCGATTCCGGCCGCAAATCGGACTCCAGCTGGTTTGTGGTGCTGCTGGTGGTGCTGACCCTGGGATGTGGCGCAATTGCCCTGATCGGCGCGATTGCCCGCACTTTCGACCTGTTGTTCACCGGCGGCGCCTACGGCTGA
- a CDS encoding autotransporter assembly complex protein TamA produces MKCLRTSVACFKPYLYGMVFGLLSLSAAGASASYRVEIDAPGDLKALLEQHLDLSRYKDRQDLSEDQLKFLVDTVNEQVTQLTSTEGYFSPKTSVTVEPGEVKTIHLKVDPQQRTIVSAATVDVSGSAAAEVPERVRQIQQNWGLPAGQPFRQADWAKAKDDGLQVLLKKRYPAAKVAHSEARVTPEDNDAELSVQYDSGPPFTLGALHITGTKRYPASIIENVNPLQVGEEYSVDRLLLLQRQIQNTPYFGNVIVSINDDPAHALESPVNVQVTEFQTQRLRTGLGYASDTGAQVQGRYTNYNVFGKAWVFDAQTKIEQRRQYGALDLSMPPDKRSFVNGINGSYDRTTLQGVDLRSMKIGLKRARSLENYDTALTLDYYRDRLEQTDGATLPPDTVVQPGQHQALVPGFAWVRRAVDNPIFPRSGHIFSVQTGFAVKGFLTDQTFFRADGRYKHYFPVAKRDVVILRTELGGVFTAGSSAAVPASLLFRAGGNESVRGYSYDSIGNSQNGTVYPTKYMVTGSAEYQHWLTQQWGGAVFYDVGTATDSWADRATKVGTGVGVRYRSPVGTVNVDLAYGVQAKQFRPHISLGIAF; encoded by the coding sequence ATGAAATGTTTGCGCACGTCCGTCGCCTGCTTCAAGCCCTATCTGTATGGCATGGTTTTTGGCTTGCTGTCCCTGAGCGCGGCCGGCGCCAGCGCCAGCTATCGGGTCGAGATCGACGCTCCCGGCGATCTGAAGGCTTTGCTCGAGCAGCACCTGGACCTGTCGCGCTACAAGGACCGGCAGGACCTGAGCGAGGACCAGCTGAAGTTCCTGGTCGATACGGTCAATGAGCAGGTCACGCAGCTGACGTCGACCGAAGGCTATTTTTCACCCAAGACCAGCGTCACGGTGGAGCCGGGCGAGGTCAAGACTATCCATTTGAAAGTCGATCCGCAGCAGCGCACCATTGTGTCCGCCGCTACCGTCGATGTCAGCGGCAGCGCCGCCGCAGAGGTGCCTGAACGGGTGCGCCAGATACAGCAGAACTGGGGCTTGCCGGCCGGCCAGCCTTTCCGCCAGGCTGACTGGGCCAAGGCCAAGGATGATGGTTTGCAGGTATTGCTCAAGAAACGTTATCCGGCGGCCAAGGTCGCGCATTCGGAAGCGCGCGTCACGCCGGAAGACAACGATGCCGAGCTGTCCGTGCAATACGACAGCGGCCCGCCATTTACCCTGGGTGCGCTGCACATCACTGGCACCAAGCGCTATCCGGCCAGCATCATCGAAAACGTCAACCCGCTGCAGGTAGGGGAAGAGTACAGCGTCGACCGCTTGCTGCTGCTGCAGCGCCAGATCCAGAACACGCCATACTTCGGCAATGTGATCGTCAGCATCAACGACGATCCGGCGCATGCGCTGGAATCGCCGGTGAATGTGCAGGTCACCGAATTCCAGACACAGCGGCTGCGCACCGGCCTCGGTTACGCCTCCGACACCGGAGCCCAGGTGCAGGGTCGTTACACCAACTATAATGTGTTCGGCAAAGCCTGGGTGTTCGACGCCCAGACCAAGATCGAACAGCGGCGCCAGTACGGCGCGCTGGATTTGTCGATGCCGCCCGACAAGCGCAGCTTCGTCAACGGCATCAACGGCTCGTATGACCGCACGACCTTGCAGGGCGTCGACCTGCGCAGCATGAAAATCGGGCTGAAGCGCGCCCGCTCGCTGGAAAACTACGATACCGCGCTGACCCTGGATTATTACCGCGACCGCCTGGAACAGACCGATGGCGCCACCTTGCCGCCGGACACCGTGGTGCAGCCGGGCCAGCACCAGGCCCTGGTGCCAGGATTCGCCTGGGTCAGGCGCGCCGTCGACAATCCTATTTTCCCGCGCAGCGGCCATATCTTTTCGGTGCAGACCGGGTTTGCCGTAAAGGGTTTCCTGACCGACCAGACCTTTTTCCGGGCCGACGGCCGCTACAAGCACTATTTCCCGGTAGCGAAACGCGACGTGGTGATTTTGCGCACCGAGCTGGGCGGCGTGTTCACCGCCGGCTCCAGCGCCGCGGTGCCGGCTTCCTTGCTGTTCCGCGCCGGCGGCAACGAATCGGTGCGCGGCTACAGTTACGACAGCATCGGCAATTCGCAGAACGGCACCGTCTATCCGACCAAATACATGGTGACCGGCAGCGCCGAATACCAGCACTGGCTTACCCAGCAATGGGGTGGCGCAGTGTTTTACGATGTCGGCACCGCTACCGACAGCTGGGCCGACCGCGCGACCAAGGTCGGCACCGGCGTCGGCGTGCGTTATCGCAGCCCGGTCGGGACGGTGAATGTCGACCTTGCCTACGGCGTCCAGGCCAAGCAGTTCCGGCCGCATATTTCGCTGGGCATCGCATTCTGA
- a CDS encoding DUF3579 domain-containing protein: MADTIQPPDAPAREFFIQGITSDGRQFRPSDWAERLCGVMACFRPEGSGGRNAHLQYSPYVRPVLLHGVRSVVVNEDLRQIEPLAYHFVVNFAKDNDLQILHACLLPDAEAPKPT; this comes from the coding sequence ATGGCTGATACCATCCAACCTCCTGACGCCCCCGCCCGCGAATTTTTCATTCAAGGTATTACCAGCGACGGCAGGCAGTTCCGCCCCAGCGACTGGGCTGAGCGCCTGTGCGGGGTGATGGCCTGTTTTCGCCCGGAAGGGTCGGGCGGCCGCAATGCCCATCTGCAATATTCGCCATATGTGCGGCCGGTGCTGCTGCATGGCGTGCGCTCGGTGGTCGTCAATGAAGACCTGCGCCAGATCGAACCGCTGGCTTATCATTTTGTGGTCAATTTTGCGAAAGACAACGATCTGCAGATCCTGCATGCCTGCTTGTTGCCCGACGCCGAAGCCCCGAAACCTACCTGA
- the rimM gene encoding ribosome maturation factor RimM (Essential for efficient processing of 16S rRNA), with product MSASVNLSATAPAGTAIPSDLVVVGYITGAYGINGWVRIKPYSADADALLHAKTWWLNRQNAPELHDVEMMQAKNHSGDIVARLMGVAGRDAAEAMKGSVVHIPRSHFPALADDEFYWVDLIGMMVENLQGEQLGVVADLMDNGAHPILRITVPAAADQDKAAPELLVPFVEQFVKTVDQAAKKITVDWGLDY from the coding sequence TTGAGCGCGTCAGTAAACTTGTCGGCCACAGCACCAGCTGGAACTGCAATACCTTCAGATTTGGTGGTGGTCGGTTACATTACTGGCGCCTACGGTATTAATGGCTGGGTCCGGATCAAACCGTATTCAGCGGATGCTGATGCGCTGTTGCACGCCAAGACATGGTGGCTGAACCGGCAGAATGCGCCGGAATTGCACGATGTCGAAATGATGCAGGCGAAAAACCACAGTGGCGACATTGTGGCGCGCCTGATGGGTGTGGCAGGGCGTGACGCAGCCGAAGCCATGAAGGGCAGTGTGGTGCATATTCCACGCAGCCATTTCCCGGCGCTTGCCGACGATGAATTCTATTGGGTCGATCTGATCGGCATGATGGTTGAGAATCTGCAAGGCGAGCAACTGGGCGTGGTGGCTGATCTGATGGACAACGGCGCGCATCCGATTCTTCGAATCACGGTGCCGGCAGCCGCGGATCAGGACAAGGCCGCACCAGAATTATTGGTCCCGTTTGTCGAGCAGTTCGTCAAGACGGTGGATCAGGCAGCAAAGAAAATCACGGTTGACTGGGGACTGGATTATTAA
- the rplS gene encoding 50S ribosomal protein L19 — protein sequence MDLIQQLEQEEIARLGKNIPDFAPGDTVVVSVNVVEGTRKRAQAYEGVVISRRNRGLNSNFIVRKISSGEGVERTFQLYSPLIASIEVKRRGDVRRAKLYYLRERSGKSARIKEKLPQRRNTAKAAPAAE from the coding sequence ATGGATCTGATCCAACAACTTGAGCAAGAAGAAATTGCCCGCCTCGGCAAGAATATCCCTGATTTCGCACCAGGCGACACAGTCGTGGTCAGCGTCAACGTAGTCGAAGGTACGCGCAAGCGCGCCCAGGCTTACGAAGGCGTCGTGATTTCGCGTCGTAACCGTGGTTTGAACTCCAACTTCATCGTCCGCAAGATTTCTTCCGGCGAAGGCGTTGAGCGTACATTCCAGCTGTACTCGCCACTGATCGCTTCGATCGAAGTCAAGCGTCGCGGCGATGTCCGTCGCGCCAAGCTGTACTACCTGCGTGAGCGTTCCGGTAAATCGGCGCGTATCAAGGAAAAACTGCCACAACGTCGCAACACTGCAAAGGCTGCGCCAGCAGCAGAGTAA
- the rpsP gene encoding 30S ribosomal protein S16: protein MVVIRLSRGGAKKRPFYNIVATDSRNRRDGRFIERIGFYNPVASGAEETFRIAQDRLTHWQGVGAQLSPTVARLVADAAKKAA, encoded by the coding sequence ATGGTCGTTATTCGTTTATCCCGTGGTGGCGCAAAGAAGCGTCCTTTTTACAACATCGTAGCTACTGATTCGCGCAATCGCCGTGACGGTCGCTTCATCGAGCGCATCGGCTTTTACAATCCGGTAGCTTCCGGTGCAGAAGAGACTTTCCGCATTGCTCAGGACCGCCTGACGCATTGGCAAGGTGTTGGCGCGCAATTGTCGCCGACCGTTGCACGTCTGGTTGCCGACGCTGCCAAAAAAGCTGCTTAA
- the trmD gene encoding tRNA (guanosine(37)-N1)-methyltransferase TrmD, with product MQFDVVTLFPEMFAALTQSGITRRAFEQKKCELALWNPRDFTSDNHRTVDDRPYGGGPGMVMMAKPLEAAIEAAKARQLQQYSPEDRPAPRVIYLSPQGQPLTHRRVMELRTEPGLVLLCGRYEAVDQRLLDRCVDEEISLGDFVLSGGELPAMALMDAVIRQLPGVLNDGASAVEDSFVNGLLDCPHYTRPEQYEGVAVPPVLMGGHHAEIEKWRRQQMLSATAKKRPDLIQKIRDAGLLSAADEKFLRNMG from the coding sequence ATGCAATTTGATGTCGTCACGCTGTTTCCCGAAATGTTTGCGGCATTGACGCAGTCGGGCATCACCCGCCGTGCGTTTGAACAAAAAAAATGCGAGCTGGCGCTGTGGAATCCGCGTGATTTCACCAGCGACAATCATCGCACCGTGGACGACCGGCCTTATGGCGGCGGCCCCGGCATGGTGATGATGGCGAAACCGCTGGAAGCCGCGATTGAAGCGGCCAAGGCGCGCCAGCTGCAGCAATATTCGCCGGAAGATCGGCCTGCGCCAAGAGTCATCTATCTGTCGCCGCAGGGCCAGCCGCTGACGCATCGGCGTGTCATGGAATTGCGTACCGAACCGGGTTTGGTGCTGCTCTGTGGACGTTATGAAGCGGTAGACCAGCGTTTGCTGGATCGTTGCGTGGATGAAGAAATCAGCCTGGGCGATTTTGTCTTGTCCGGCGGCGAATTGCCGGCGATGGCGTTGATGGATGCGGTGATCCGGCAGTTGCCGGGTGTATTGAACGATGGCGCATCGGCGGTTGAGGACAGTTTTGTCAACGGCTTGCTGGATTGCCCGCACTACACCAGGCCGGAACAGTATGAAGGCGTGGCGGTGCCGCCGGTCCTGATGGGCGGCCATCATGCCGAAATCGAGAAATGGCGGCGCCAGCAGATGTTGTCTGCGACGGCAAAAAAGCGGCCGGACCTGATTCAGAAGATACGCGACGCTGGCTTGCTGAGCGCCGCCGATGAAAAGTTTTTACGGAATATGGGTTGA